In one bacterium genomic region, the following are encoded:
- a CDS encoding class I SAM-dependent methyltransferase produces the protein MELAARTTSDYEFLDAGNGARLERFGSYVFNRPSPVALWHPERPELWKNAVGVYHRSTTGGGDWSFTRPPPPQWPLKWDDLSFMIKPTGFGHMGLFPEHTCHWDWVAEQVKTDPSQCRVLHLFAYTGAMTLQAARAGAEVCHVDAVQDINDWARRNADASGLKAAPIRWITDDVTKFVAREGRRERKYDAIIFDPPSYGKGPGGEKWILEEHLMPLLDLLLPLMSDRPRFVLFTCHTLGFSPPLMKNLLVPWLDRFGGKIDAGTMVMKNPACKRVLPTGFFARWEAGQ, from the coding sequence ATGGAACTGGCGGCACGAACAACTTCGGATTATGAATTTTTGGATGCGGGGAATGGTGCACGATTAGAGCGGTTTGGGTCGTATGTATTCAACCGTCCGTCGCCGGTGGCGTTATGGCATCCCGAGCGGCCTGAGCTTTGGAAAAACGCCGTCGGGGTCTACCATCGCAGTACTACGGGGGGAGGGGATTGGTCGTTTACCCGCCCGCCGCCACCACAGTGGCCGCTCAAGTGGGATGATCTGTCATTCATGATTAAACCGACGGGGTTCGGGCATATGGGCCTTTTCCCGGAGCATACCTGCCACTGGGATTGGGTGGCAGAGCAGGTCAAGACGGATCCCTCACAGTGCCGGGTACTTCATCTGTTTGCTTATACCGGTGCGATGACGCTTCAGGCGGCGCGGGCCGGGGCAGAGGTGTGCCATGTGGATGCGGTCCAGGATATCAATGACTGGGCGAGGCGGAATGCCGATGCCAGCGGGCTCAAGGCTGCTCCTATCCGGTGGATAACTGATGATGTGACAAAGTTTGTGGCGAGGGAAGGGCGGCGAGAGAGGAAATATGACGCCATTATTTTTGATCCTCCGAGTTATGGAAAAGGGCCTGGGGGCGAGAAATGGATTCTGGAAGAACACCTGATGCCTTTACTTGATCTCCTTCTGCCCCTGATGTCGGATCGTCCGCGTTTCGTCCTGTTCACCTGCCATACATTGGGATTTTCCCCGCCGTTGATGAAGAATCTGCTGGTTCCATGGCTTGATCGATTCGGCGGCAAGATCGATGCCGGAACGATGGTCATGAAAAATCCGGCCTGTAAACGGGTGCTGCCAACCGGGTTCTTTGCCCGATGGGAGGCAGGGCAATAA